The DNA window ACCTATAAGCAACACTTCTTTACATTCTCTGAGAACTTGATCCCAATTCCATACCACTCtaccatttattttattttatttcatttcgctcttttttcttttttttttctttttttttattgtattttatttcgaaactgATAAGACAAACGTTAAATCGATCTCTATGGATAAACGTATATTGAAGACGTTCAAGCACGTAATGGGAAATATCCTTCCccccctcctcctcctcctcctcctcctcctcttcctcctccctTACTGACACGGTCAAAGATCAACAAATTAGACCAACCATCTGCATCGTATATATTTGCGGCATTTATCACAATGTTAGCAGATCTCTGTGAACGAAGATGACAAAGTTAATAGCGGTGATCCTGCTAGTCGTCAACTGTCAAGTGTTGTTTTGTGCTGTGCATAAGACGCCTGGTAATAAACTGTTCCTtgaaaatcgttgaaaattatactATTGAAGCAACGTGTGGTCGCTTAGTGCCGATTAATAGTGCAAGTATCTCGACGTGTTCTTCGAATCGTTTCAGCGTTCCCACTtgaggaaattttatattcacaaTTGTGTAGCATCCTCGtgcttcttttctctattacgatcgattttctcgatcgattttctcgagtgaaaagaagtagaaattgcaaaatatggATTGTAAATATAAGTTTTGGTTAGACCTGCATGAAGTCTCGATATATAGCGTAGCAAATTATATAACGCTGTTTCGATCGCAAAATCCTATTCGAAGATTTGCCTATTTCACTGAATTTCGATTCAGAATCGAAATctataatcaattttcttaGTTGGTTCGATTGtacaaatgtttatttcaGCTCAAGCAACCAGCCATATCGTTTTCCAACGCCATAAATCTATCCAGCTATCTAATCCAACGAACGTTATTACTAACGAAATTCCGCTAAATTATCTTAGGCTTGCTTTAGAAAAGTAGAGTATGATATTTATTCTACATAAAGTGATGTTCGTGTAAGTCACCGAACCTTTTTTTATCCgtgtttctataaaaaaaagatttgtaAGCGATATGAAAGAAGATTGCGCTTATTGCTTATAGCATGTCGACCCCCGTAATGGCAAGAACGTTCGTTTATCGTCGCCTTATCGTTATCATTATTTAGTCGGTGGCTGACGATTCGAGGACATGTTAATTATCACACGTTggcgaattatttttacgcCAATACGATGACACTGTTGGTGAATAAGCCACTAACGATCGTTATTTCAATCGTTATCGCACGATGCACGACCCATTTTTCACCGAACGTGTCTATCGTATGTCTATCaaactaataaaaagaagagaaaaaagacaaaCCTAAAATAGATTATTTCCATTTGAATAGAACATTGAAGAGAAATGGTCGGTATTACCTACCGTTTTACTACATCGTTTTGCGATatcgattgaatttttcaattttcctcgatatttAGTACGTCCAAGTATAATATCAAGATCCGAATGGGGAGCCAACGCACCAAAGTCAACCCTTAGGAATCTCGCGGAGGAGCCTGCTCCGTTCGTTATAATTCATCATTCAGCGTCTGACAGTTGCACGACTCGAGCGATTTGTCAAGCCAGAGTGAGAAGTTTTCAGGTGATTGAACCATTAGCGTCGACAACACTGAAATTCAATTctcaaaatttcgtttctcagGTTCAGGGCCGGATTAAAATTTCCGAAGCCCTGGACCGTTGATCCAGCGGAGGTTGCCTTTCCAATCGATATAACGGTTTTCTTTGCTTTATTAACGCATTTAGAACCATCACATGAACCAGAAAGGCTGGACGGACATAGGTTACAATTTTTTGGTTGGCGAAGATGGAAACATTTACGAAGGAAGAGGATGGGGCAAACACGGTGCACATTCCACGCCTTACAATTCCAAGAGCATCGGAATTTGCATGATTGGCAATTTTGTTGGTAAGTTTGTTTGTCGTTGCCTTAGTAAGTAGCACGACGTTTATCGTctatcgtttatcgtttatcgtttatcgtttatcgtttatcgtttatcgtttatcgtttatcgtttatcgtttatcgtttatcgtttatcgtttatcgtttatcgtttatcgCAACTTCTACCGTAGAAAATCCAACGAATCCTCTAAAGTCTTTTTCAAtagaatcgatcgaaaatgGTAGACTTACAGTTTTTATGGGATTTATTATCATTGGAATATTCACAGGTCATAATCCAAGCGTGGCTGCGATAAAGGCAGTTAAGGATTTGATCGAGTACGGTGTAACGCTTGggaaaatacaagaaaactATACGCTGCTTGGTCATCGACAAACGACGTCAACTTCCTGTCCAGGCGACAGTCTCTATCAACTGATACAAACGTGGCCTCACTGGTCGTCGATCTGATAATTCTTCAACGGAAAGCATCGTTGCataatcgatttattttagaCGCTGTATCGTACATGTTTTCGAAGAGAAGTAAACGTTGTTCGCATCGCAGTTCTATCGTTCatgaaatcatttttctacCAATTTCACGTAAAGCGTTACGATACCATTCACTGAATTATCGTATGTATCTTGCTCTGTTCTAACGCAAATGTCCACGTGAGAGAAATCGGGCGAATTCGTGCTAACGTCGTTGTAACGGCTTTTGTCTCTAGCCTGAAAAATATGACGCGACCGTGTCATAAGGTAGGACAGGCTGCCAAGTCTTTAAATCTACTATACCTGAAGCGGAATTGGCCGcaagaatttttcgtttaattcggGAATGCACAATTTTGTGCCATACGGTATCCCAGAATCCAGGTCCATGGAGACTGTCACAAATTCTGCACGACCATCCAGATAATCCTATAACGAAACGAGTAACGATATCATTGTTTACCTTAATCACGGCATAGTTACTAGTGCGCGATACTATTTTATCACAGTATATATTCCAGTATATTCAATGTTCTGCgataacgatataacaaagaacgaaagagCAAAGATCGTActgattagaaaaataaagacgACAGATTGGCGACAGATCGAGGACGCTCTGATCGAGAACAAACCTGTAGATTCCTCAGTTTCTTCGTTCTAGCATccaaatagtcaaactcgttGTCACTATCAAAAACGGGATAATAAGCGGTCAGAGTCACGTTGTAATAGGCACGACCGCTGCAACTGAGCTCCGTTGTACGCGTATCTATTTTCAGTGCAAAATTAACTATATAAAgcacgaataaaaatgtagatgTAAACATTTATTGCTGGCATAATTACCGCTGGCAGAGGTGGCCGAAGCaaagacaaagagaaaaaaggaaagtatCAACGCCTGTTTGTCCATCGTGTCAGTAATGATTTCACGCGACATGATCGATCGCGCAACACGTCGATATACCGACTAACTTTGTCCCTGCGATTCATAAAATACATTGTGTCAGCAGCTGTGCCAATCGCGCTGGTATTTGTCCATGAATTGTCCACGAATCAAAGACAGAAAGGTCGATCGACCTTATATAGCGTTTCCATTATATAGCGTACAGCTGTAAATGATATTaaccaattattattattattttattattaatattattattaatattattaggaTTATACAACCTTACGTTTAAGAACGTTTACAATCGCAGGGAAACAATCTCGTTTGCCTGCGCtacatacgtaattcgatatcGAATTCCAGGCTCGTTCGTATAACAAAAGATTCAATGACTATCCTGAATCAGCAATAAAGCACAGATACCGAATATAAAgggagaaattttaatttaatcgagaCCCCGACAGATTCTCAAATCTCGCCGTTTCTCTTGTTTTGTCTTGTCTTGTCTTGTCTTGTCTTGTCTTGTCTCGTCTTGTTTCCCTTGtaaattccattcttttttctttctctttttttttctttttcttttttcgaaactTGAGGCTTAAACTCGAGGCTTGAGGAAAAATTGTGTTCTACGTTTGTCACTTTTTCTCGCATGAGCGCATATGTGAGATAATCTACTGCCGACCAGCCAGTTTACTCGCAGCCAGTTCCTAATTAGCCGAATTCGCATATgctaaacaaattttcaaatccgATTTTCCCATccttatttaaattatttctcctttaaacgaataattcgGGCTTGATCGGTCGCACTGAtcggaaaatttcattactttcTTCCTTGGAATGCCACGACATACTGCGTATATGTGTAGAAGTGCTATACTCTTCTTGAATAATGAAAAGCATGCTTGACTGGGACACGTGGAAGACACTGCGCGTTTCCAGTCGACCAACAGACACCTTAGCATTCGTATGTGCCTtatcgtgaaaatttattttattacgagtACGGATTATTACAGCAGCGAAATGTAAATGGGAAACGATCGCTAAAAAAAACCACAAATCGCAGAGTTCTTTCACGAGAATGGCATGACTTGCAACACATAAAGATGGTTTGTTATCGTATTGGGATATTTGCACACACCtgtttcacaattttattttgctcttAAATCACCCTCGATTAATCATTGCTGTTCAAGTAGCTTTTTTTTCGTGTGACGCTTCGtcatttttcgagaaaatccaGTTTTTCATTATCGATTAACGAGCTTATGCTTGAACACGACTGATTCCGAACCAGACAGAACAAATAATTAGCAGGAAGTTGTTCTACATGTGAAAATAGGTCGAACCTgtggaatacaatttttccacAAGACGTTTTGTTTTTAACGTCAAACtttcaaagtttcaaagtTTTGGAAAACTTATATCTTTGGAcaattaacatattaaataataataattaaaatatataacaataataagcGTGTCGTGCTTTCCTCCGTGTGGTTCTCGCTTAAAACGCTTAGAAACAACGTAGTTTGGACTTGCCAGAATGACTGCATATAAAGTTATCTTCTTCGATGGTTGTATGCATTTTGTTTTcgctttcgttttcgttttcgttttcgttttcgttttcgttttcgttttcgtttccgTACTTTGGAACCTCGATATTAAACAATTGACGCGAATATTCCCCGACGATTGTGCTACTTAACGACCGCGTGTCTCCTCGATGCAACGATGATACATACGACCGACCCAAGATTCACGCAACATGCTTACGTGATCGATGTGTCGTTGCTCCAGAGTATCGATCCCGGTGGTCGAGGTGCAAACTAAATAAGTAAATGAGGTAAACGACtagcgaacgaacgaaacgatcaACGGTCAAACTATCTTGaacgtaaaacgtaaaaatcGATAATCGTTGAGTTCGAGTCTGTTTCACGATTGAACGTTAGCGATGAATAAGGAATACTTTTGTCGTTCAAAGGATTTTTCTTACCGAGACGATTCGATAAACCtgtacgataaatatttacgaaggAAATGCAAAGAAggttattaaatatgaaagaacTCGTTTACATGGTGAAAAACGAGCCGTTGTCGCAAGAACGGTTGGAACGGGTAGACCGGTAGAATTAAGAATCAACTACCACAAGAACGagaagaattaattacgaagaaataatatctatCATTTGCGTTCCGCCCGACCACAAAATACTTTCGCTGATGAATTCCACGTTGCGCGATAGTTCTTACAATTTAGACGATTAACAGTATCTTCTAATTTACGAGTCTTTGATGACTCGGATGATGAAGCGGTTCGTTTCGAGGGGAATCACCGAACAATTTCATGTTGGCCTTGAGCAACTTTTTTTTAGTCGGAGCGACGGTGACGGGCGCTCAAGGTTCCCTAATGATGTCCTTGCTACTGTGATTCGTATCTCTCGTACCGTATCTCATTAATCATCAGCTACGTCATACGTGATTATTTGCTAATCTatgagaaaagagaaatgtgTCAGAGAATATCAAACATCGATAGGTAAAATAAGGTCAAGTATgacagaaaaaaaaacatttcaagCGACAAAAATCTCTCTTTTACCTAAAAACTTGAAGCAACTCCGTTTAAAGTTTCCCAAGTTGCGcctctaataataaattaagtaattcCCCTAGGcttgaataatttaacgattatCTCGCTGCGCGTATACTGTGAAAATTCCACTTACTTCGCTGAAGGAAATACCTACGTTCTACTTTTATGCTTAGATTGTGCAGCGACTTCCAAAAGATTggtatcaatttttaattaagaaattaaacgcccgagaaacgaaaaacggCGATCGAAAATACGCGTTTCGTCTTCGTTTCTCTAAAATCGAAATCCTATCtgtatacgatatatggttaTATCCGAGCACTATACGAAGAAGCGCcacaattttacaaaacgcTGTTATATTCGACATTGTGTCTCATTTCTTGGTTATTCTTTTCCGTATACTTGGAATGTCCGGTCTCGATGACCCGGCGAATCCTATGGTAACGTGTTCATAGGTGGCGCGCGTCGCGACGCCCTGCATCGACTTCATTCGCTGCGAGACTCTTCCTCGTATCGCACACGTTCTCTTCTCCAACTCATCTCCCGCCGTTCATTTCCATTGGTTCGTGCCGCGAACTATGACTTGGATATGACGAGAATCTCGTGACGCCAAGTCAATCAGGTAATTCATCAAGGACGATTAAACGATGAACGATAAACGATCGGCGAGAACATTATATAAAATCGCTTATATATGCACGATACACATGCTTGTTCACTTACGTTTGCGTTTTTATCACAATCTATGCAccatgtatttatttatttatatttcttctcgtttttcttttatttttctttaaacaaacGATCTATTGTGCTAGAAAGCACGATTTACGCGCAACGGTATGCATAATTGGTTTAAAAGGTTTTATGTAAAAGAATGTAAGTATTTTTGGCAAAATTAACGTTGACTTTCATTCTACCTGTATAGGTATAGGCATAGATATAGGCATAGGCATAGGCATAGGCATAGGCATAGGCATAGGCATAGGCATAGGCATAGGCATAGGTATAGGTATAAGTATATGCCACGTATATAAGTTTTATTCTGATCTTCAGATCGCTAGAATACATTTCCCGGCCGCAAACTAATAAATTACCTTATCGTCGTACAATAAAACGCATGCaatttacgtataattataGTATCAGCcagtttcgataaatattcctACAGCAGTAATCGGATGACCAAGCAATACTTGTATATACaccaataatataaaaaattgtaattgaatttGCCGCGCATCTTATcttcacttttttttatcgactCTGCGTCTTATCGTCGTAAACATTGTCAACTGTTTCGCAAATTGGCTTCTGTGTATTTCAAATTGAGATAGCATATTTGCTAGAAGTAGGCGAAACCGTTGAAACAAACCAGTCGTCCACGTGTCCCGTTCAACTAAATAGAAGAGAATAAGAGAATTCGtccatctttttcttcccATGCGAATATCTTCTTCGCGAagcaaatgaaaatgaaaacacgCAATTCACAGCGATAACGTCAAAACTATTTCACACTCCGTATTTGCGTTTGCCTATATTTTTCCTATATTACGTTCGGCTTCACACGCGACCAACGAACCAGGGGATTCACCGCTAGTTATCCTACCAGGAAAAACTAAATCGCGATGTCTCGATAAAAGCTCCTCTCAACTaatcttattaattatagtAAAACACAATCGTTTTCGtcctcttttctatttttatttttatttctatccaTTATCTtcctatttcatttttcatctttcctCCAAGTTGATTCTCTCTTCAGATTTCACGACCTAGGTATCCACGGTTGTCATACACAAAGTTACAGAATACGATACAAACAAAgtacgttatttatttacgtgTTACTTTTGCAAATAAGATAATTTGGAGAAGAGTTTGGAATTTACGGAGAAACTAATTTGTCGTTCCTTTTCGCGCAACtgcttcgtttatttaaagttGCAAGCAACGTCgtgaaacgaatttatttttattcgattaatatGCGATTCGATACAGAGCTTGGACAGTGCAGGATGCAGACCGTTTCGATTGGACAAGCTTAATGGAGAATCAATAGCGAGTGTTTCAAGGATATATTCGTATTAGCGCGAATTAACTTGCAACTTTCcgcgaaaaatattctttccaaCGCTTCTCTCCATAACCTAAAATGATATGGCAACTTTCGTGAAATCGAATTTTGGCTGAAATCGCTAGAATCATAATCGATCGTGTTTTACTCTCGTGGTGTAGATGAACTCGACAACGTTGAAATCTTGGCTGCTACGAGGAGAACTTGAGAAACTAGAACATGTCGTTCTAGAAGGACGCGGGGCACGTCTGTTGGGTGAATATTCTCCAGACCTGAGAACCAGAGTCTTCCTAAAAGGACTCCCAAATTATTTGGTAAGCTATCATAGTATTTATTCGTAGCGAGCTTTACACGaagagaaaatgataaatatctGTATGTTTCAGACGAAAATCTCTTGCGTGCACGACGCGGTTTCACGTGGTTCTCTGGCGGAAACGCGAAAGCTCGTATCGGAAGAACCTAAAAAAAAGCTGGCCATTGCGAAAGATCCAGCTGGCACTCCTTTGCTTCACAAGGCAGTCTACCACGATCATCAAGATATCGTCGAGTGGCTTGCGCACAATTTTCCCATCGCTGTTCAGCAGAAAGATAAAGTAATCTTTATCATACGATCTTTTTATTCTCAACTATCTGCTTCTTtgctatcttttctttttcttttcttctagaATTACCTTGTATCAAGTTTTCTAGTAtcgttctttttatatttatttaggtTGTTTTCCGCCGATTTAAAGAGTGAATTTACCGCATCTCTATCTCGTACAGAACATCCGTGGTCGTGATCCAACTTGCAATAGTCTGCCACTTAAACTTACTTGAAAGTaccttttatcttttctcaACCCATCTAGATCAGGTTAGATCAGCAGAAAAACTAATTTTGACGCGAAAGTGAAATAGCTGCTGCTTACGAATATACGTGTGTATAAAAGGTCAGAGATGAATAGTAATGAATAAATCAAAGATTCGCGTAAAACTTTGATCTAAAGTTGGATCGAAC is part of the Bombus pyrosoma isolate SC7728 linkage group LG13, ASM1482585v1, whole genome shotgun sequence genome and encodes:
- the LOC122574167 gene encoding uncharacterized protein LOC122574167, whose amino-acid sequence is MSREIITDTMDKQALILSFFLFVFASATSASDTRTTELSCSGRAYYNVTLTAYYPVFDSDNEFDYLDARTKKLRNLQDYLDGRAEFVTVSMDLDSGIPYGTKLCIPELNEKFLRPIPLQARDKSRYNDVSTNSPDFSHVDICVRTEQDTYDNSVNGIVTLYVKLVEK